In Trifolium pratense cultivar HEN17-A07 linkage group LG7, ARS_RC_1.1, whole genome shotgun sequence, a genomic segment contains:
- the LOC123895185 gene encoding defensin-like protein 39, whose translation MEKKSLAALSFLFLILFVAQEIVVTEAQTKCEHLADTYKGPCFTNASCDDHCKNKEHFRSGTCHGFRCWCTHQNC comes from the exons ATGGAGAAGAAATCATTAGCTGCCTTGTCCTTCCTCTTCCTCATTCTATTTGTTGCAC AAGAAATTGTGGTGACTGAGGCACAAACCAAATGTGAGCATTTGGCTGATACATACAAAGGACCATGTTTCACTAATGCTAGCTGTGATGATCACTGCAAGAATAAAGAGCATTTTCGTAGTGGCACTTGCCATGGCTTTCGTTGTTGGTGCACTCATCAAAACTGTTAA